The following are encoded in a window of Chlamydiales bacterium STE3 genomic DNA:
- a CDS encoding DNA mismatch repair protein MutS (Product derived from UniProtKB/Swiss-Prot:Q6MBV4;Gene name derived from UniProtKB/Swiss-Prot:Q6MBV4) produces the protein MNAMTKEEKAKTTPMMAQWYECKAAAKDAILFFRLGDFYEAFYDDAALIAKELDLTLTKRQDTPMSGVPYHTAETYIDRLVSKGYKVAVAEQTENPTGKGLVNREVKRFITPATNFSSSYLSEKSNTFFACVHQLGTLFGLAIADLTTGECYVIEFDDLKTLQSELYRLCPKELLISSKFKEKHPQFLEDLHTGLSCLVNSIPEWHFEHKLCYDFLTQHFNVLRLDGFGLKAMVTAINAAGALLSFLKETLCHCISHFTSISTYSSNQFMELDRATLNNLEILQSQNERSKKNTLVALLDQTITPMGGRALRRLLVQPLLDPLKIEQRHSAIEQFLYHYEAMEKMRTLLEGVRDLERLIMRINTGRASPKDILSLKFSLEPLPYLKNILSVFNHTLIQHENGKIKTLPSLVQLITESLNEEVPLRVSDGNVFRKGFCSELDELRVISQDSKLWMSNYQLHLRETSGIKTLKVGYTRVSGFYIEVSKGQAEKVPENFVRRQTLTNAERYITPELKEYEEKVFRSEEKIAQIESALFDELIRKISSYSQDILLSAQAIALLDFLLGLAKVARDKNYCKPIVDDGTSFDIKEGRHAIIESIHLEEKFIANDTFLDTENHRMMLITGPNMAGKSTYIRQVALIAIMAQIGSYVPAKYARIGIVDKLFTRIGASDDLSRGQSTFMVEMTETANILNNATSRSLVILDEIGRGTSTYDGISLAWSIAEYLLSIEGKKAKTLFATHYFELTKLEEKMSGVQNYSVAVHESGDQVLFLRKIVRGKADRSYGIHVARLAGLPRWVISRAKEILFHLEEGSKGNTTFEPPQHRKLSQQKAKYTANEFQLTFFNE, from the coding sequence TTGAACGCTATGACAAAAGAAGAAAAGGCAAAAACAACACCTATGATGGCGCAATGGTATGAATGTAAAGCAGCTGCCAAGGATGCCATTCTTTTTTTTAGACTAGGTGATTTCTATGAAGCGTTTTACGATGATGCAGCTCTTATCGCTAAAGAGCTAGACCTTACTTTGACCAAACGTCAAGACACACCGATGAGCGGCGTGCCTTATCATACCGCAGAAACATATATCGACCGCCTTGTGTCCAAGGGCTACAAAGTAGCCGTTGCAGAACAAACAGAAAATCCTACGGGCAAAGGACTTGTGAATCGAGAAGTCAAACGCTTCATCACTCCAGCTACTAACTTTAGCTCCTCCTATCTATCAGAAAAATCGAATACCTTTTTCGCCTGTGTGCATCAGTTGGGAACATTATTCGGCCTTGCTATAGCTGATCTTACCACTGGAGAATGCTATGTCATTGAATTCGACGATCTTAAAACGCTTCAAAGCGAACTCTATCGCCTATGTCCGAAAGAACTTCTTATCTCTTCAAAATTTAAAGAAAAACACCCACAATTTCTCGAAGACCTACATACTGGCTTATCTTGCTTGGTTAATTCAATTCCAGAATGGCATTTCGAGCATAAATTGTGCTATGATTTTCTAACCCAACACTTTAACGTTTTGCGTTTGGATGGATTTGGTTTAAAGGCTATGGTCACAGCCATCAATGCAGCAGGAGCATTGCTCTCATTTCTTAAAGAGACTCTTTGCCATTGCATCAGCCATTTTACATCGATTTCTACCTACTCCTCCAACCAATTTATGGAGCTTGATCGCGCAACCCTAAATAATTTGGAGATTTTGCAATCGCAAAATGAGCGCTCCAAGAAAAATACACTCGTTGCTCTTTTGGATCAAACCATCACTCCGATGGGCGGAAGGGCGCTGAGGAGGCTTCTTGTTCAACCTTTATTAGATCCGTTAAAAATTGAACAAAGACATTCAGCAATTGAACAGTTTCTTTACCATTACGAAGCTATGGAAAAAATGCGCACCCTTCTTGAAGGTGTTAGGGATTTAGAACGTTTAATAATGCGCATCAATACAGGACGCGCAAGCCCGAAAGATATCCTTAGCTTAAAATTTTCTCTCGAGCCATTACCTTATTTAAAAAACATTTTGTCGGTCTTTAATCACACGTTAATCCAACATGAAAATGGCAAGATTAAAACGCTCCCCTCCTTGGTTCAATTAATCACCGAATCCTTAAATGAAGAAGTCCCTTTAAGAGTTTCTGACGGCAACGTCTTCCGAAAAGGCTTCTGCAGTGAGTTAGACGAGCTGCGCGTAATTAGCCAAGATAGCAAACTGTGGATGAGTAATTACCAACTTCACTTAAGAGAAACATCTGGCATCAAAACATTGAAAGTAGGTTACACGAGGGTTTCGGGTTTTTATATTGAAGTTAGCAAAGGCCAAGCAGAAAAAGTTCCTGAGAATTTCGTCAGAAGGCAAACATTAACAAATGCAGAACGCTACATTACTCCGGAATTAAAAGAATATGAGGAGAAAGTCTTTCGTAGCGAAGAAAAAATCGCTCAGATTGAATCAGCTCTTTTTGATGAACTCATTAGAAAGATCTCGAGCTATTCCCAGGATATTCTCCTCTCAGCTCAAGCAATTGCTCTGCTGGACTTTTTACTGGGATTAGCCAAAGTCGCGCGCGACAAAAACTACTGTAAACCCATCGTCGATGATGGCACAAGCTTCGATATTAAAGAAGGTCGCCATGCGATTATCGAAAGCATTCATCTTGAAGAAAAGTTTATTGCCAATGATACCTTTTTAGACACTGAAAATCACAGGATGATGCTGATCACTGGACCAAACATGGCAGGAAAATCCACTTACATAAGGCAAGTGGCTCTGATTGCCATCATGGCCCAAATTGGTTCTTATGTTCCAGCAAAATATGCCCGAATCGGTATTGTAGATAAGCTCTTCACAAGAATCGGAGCCAGCGACGATCTTTCGCGAGGGCAATCGACATTCATGGTCGAAATGACAGAAACGGCAAATATTTTAAACAATGCGACCTCCCGATCCTTAGTGATTTTGGATGAAATCGGCCGTGGAACAAGCACCTATGATGGCATTTCGTTAGCCTGGTCAATAGCAGAATACCTCCTTTCAATCGAAGGGAAGAAGGCAAAAACGCTTTTCGCCACCCATTATTTTGAATTGACTAAATTAGAAGAGAAAATGTCTGGTGTGCAAAACTACTCCGTCGCTGTTCACGAAAGTGGCGATCAAGTACTTTTCTTACGAAAAATTGTTCGTGGTAAAGCCGATAGAAGTTATGGAATCCACGTAGCACGTTTAGCCGGACTTCCTAGGTGGGTGATCTCAAGAGCAAAAGAAATTCTTTTTCATCTTGAAGAAGGATCTAAGGGCAATACTACATTTGAGCCCCCTCAGCATAGAAAACTCTCTCAGCAAAAAGCTAAGTATACAGCAAATGAATTTCAGTTAACTTTTTTTAATGAATAA
- a CDS encoding Primosomal protein N' (Product derived from UniProtKB/Swiss-Prot:Q9Z6Y2;Gene name derived from UniProtKB/Swiss-Prot:Q9Z6Y2;EC number derived from UniProtKB/Swiss-Prot:Q9Z6Y2) produces the protein MTIASVLLDVAIGKPLDYSIPPELVGKVCKGSLVKVPLHNRTKHGAVIEIKEKSSYASIKPIVDLVNDAAPLTQDLLSLSFWLAEHYCTSWETVLKTMVPSSIRGKSRPKEQLFISRAKNLEELRTHCSLMRQKSPQQAALLDTMLHVNKGILLADLIAGGGSRAACQALIKKGLLKAEKTCIDRSPLHEAEFFRTKAKILNAEQAEALQSITGSMAAKKFAAHLLWGITGSGKTEVYLQAIDHALKNDQGAILLVPEISLTSQTIERFKSRFTDNIAILHCRLSQGERFDEWMKIARGEARIVIGARSSVFSPVKNLGLIIVDEEHDFSYKQSDMMPCYNARDVAVMRASFSQSVVILGSATPSLETFHNSQIGKYCLNTLQRRTLKAELPEVEIVDMRREWEKAKGFTLFSDTLLSGIKTNLQKGEQTILFLNRRGYHTSLFCPSCGEAVKCAECDVAMTYHYKEDHLSCHLCGCFQSPLPQVCPKCHGSAPMKFKGVGTEQVERALHAIFPEVRTTRLDRDTTKNKGSHQKIFKEFKTGKADVLIGTQMVAKGLHFPEVTLVGVLNCDSSLSIPDFRSSETTFQLITQVAGRSGRGALTGKVILQTLIPDNNTISYASQQDYKAFYEEEMATRKLFGYPPYSHLIKIRHSGLKEKQARQELEMFRLKLLELFPSQYEMTPVMASGHAKIKNIYRFQFLIRGPKIGLMTKILNDLNQKKKSPKFFIDVSPASTFF, from the coding sequence ATGACAATAGCCTCTGTTCTTCTTGATGTTGCCATAGGAAAGCCCTTAGACTACAGCATCCCCCCTGAGCTAGTGGGAAAAGTCTGTAAGGGAAGCCTTGTGAAAGTTCCGTTACACAATCGCACCAAACACGGTGCAGTGATTGAAATTAAAGAGAAAAGTTCCTACGCTTCTATCAAGCCCATCGTAGACCTTGTTAATGATGCCGCACCTTTAACTCAAGACCTCCTAAGTTTAAGCTTTTGGCTTGCCGAACACTACTGCACTTCATGGGAAACCGTTTTAAAAACAATGGTCCCTTCAAGCATTCGAGGAAAATCTCGCCCCAAAGAACAACTTTTCATCTCTAGGGCTAAAAATTTAGAAGAATTGAGAACCCACTGCAGCTTAATGAGACAAAAAAGTCCGCAGCAAGCCGCACTTTTAGACACTATGCTTCATGTCAATAAGGGCATCTTGCTTGCGGACCTCATCGCAGGCGGAGGAAGCCGCGCTGCGTGCCAAGCTCTTATTAAAAAAGGCCTTTTAAAAGCTGAAAAAACATGCATCGACCGCTCCCCCCTTCACGAAGCGGAATTCTTTCGTACTAAAGCCAAAATTCTTAATGCAGAGCAGGCTGAGGCACTACAGAGCATCACCGGCAGCATGGCGGCAAAAAAATTTGCCGCCCATCTTTTATGGGGCATCACCGGCAGCGGAAAAACTGAAGTTTATCTACAAGCTATTGATCATGCCTTAAAAAATGATCAAGGAGCAATCTTGCTTGTTCCAGAAATCTCTTTAACTTCACAGACAATCGAGCGCTTTAAAAGCCGCTTTACGGACAATATTGCAATTCTCCATTGCCGGTTGAGCCAGGGCGAACGCTTTGATGAGTGGATGAAGATCGCAAGAGGTGAAGCGAGAATTGTCATTGGCGCTAGATCATCAGTGTTTAGTCCTGTAAAAAATCTCGGACTCATTATCGTCGATGAAGAGCATGATTTTTCCTACAAGCAATCTGACATGATGCCTTGTTATAATGCACGCGATGTAGCCGTGATGCGTGCTTCCTTTTCTCAATCGGTTGTTATCCTAGGCAGTGCGACACCAAGCCTTGAGACTTTTCATAATAGCCAAATAGGCAAGTATTGCCTTAACACCTTGCAAAGAAGAACCCTTAAAGCTGAACTACCCGAGGTAGAAATTGTCGATATGCGTCGCGAATGGGAAAAAGCAAAGGGCTTTACTCTGTTTTCCGACACCTTGCTGTCAGGAATCAAAACCAATCTGCAAAAAGGTGAGCAGACAATCCTTTTTTTGAATCGGAGAGGCTACCACACCTCTCTTTTTTGCCCCTCTTGCGGAGAGGCTGTCAAATGTGCAGAATGTGATGTAGCAATGACTTACCACTATAAGGAAGATCACCTTTCGTGCCATCTTTGCGGTTGCTTCCAATCTCCCCTGCCGCAGGTTTGCCCCAAGTGCCATGGATCAGCGCCTATGAAATTTAAGGGCGTTGGTACAGAACAGGTGGAGCGAGCTCTTCACGCCATTTTTCCTGAGGTGCGAACGACAAGATTGGATAGGGATACGACAAAGAACAAGGGCAGTCATCAAAAAATTTTTAAAGAGTTTAAAACCGGTAAGGCGGATGTTCTCATCGGCACGCAAATGGTTGCCAAAGGACTTCACTTTCCCGAAGTCACTCTTGTAGGGGTTCTTAACTGCGACAGCAGCTTATCCATTCCCGACTTTCGCTCATCGGAAACGACCTTTCAACTCATCACGCAGGTTGCAGGAAGATCAGGAAGAGGGGCTTTAACGGGAAAAGTGATCTTGCAAACGCTCATCCCTGATAATAACACGATCTCCTATGCCTCACAACAGGATTACAAAGCGTTTTATGAAGAAGAAATGGCAACTCGAAAGCTGTTTGGCTATCCTCCCTACTCTCATCTCATTAAAATCCGCCATAGCGGCCTTAAGGAAAAGCAAGCGCGCCAAGAGTTGGAAATGTTTCGCCTAAAACTTCTCGAACTCTTTCCTTCTCAGTATGAGATGACTCCAGTGATGGCTTCAGGACACGCCAAAATCAAAAACATCTACCGCTTTCAATTTCTTATCCGTGGTCCTAAAATCGGTTTAATGACGAAAATCCTAAACGATTTGAACCAAAAGAAAAAAAGTCCTAAATTTTTTATCGACGTTAGCCCCGCTTCAACTTTCTTTTAG
- a CDS encoding Ribosomal protein S12 methylthiotransferase RimO (Product derived from UniProtKB/Swiss-Prot:Q6MBU9;Gene name derived from UniProtKB/Swiss-Prot:Q6MBU9;EC number derived from UniProtKB/Swiss-Prot:Q6MBU9) gives MLPIAGQKNKKSAQPKLPIQEESHSKPQFEFHGNKIHFISLGCPRNLVDSEVMLGILLRAGYEVAEELGDADYIVINTCGFLEASRNESLETVDLALKGRKDSARLIVTGCMVQTHSDTLKTQYPSIDYLLGSGDLEGILEAVQSKDNKSFITNARSYLEAGEVPRQLSTPKHYAYLKIAEGCRKRCAYCIIPTIKGPLKSKSTEQVLKEFNLLLNQGVKEIILIAQDLGDYAKDRGAKKVDGLIELLKELLAIDKPFWLRLLYLYPDEITDELIALMKSDSRICPYLDMPIQHVNNTVLKAMHRATSKEQIVSTITKLKKELPDVAIRTSLIVGFPGETEEQFSELAAFLKEYPLDNVGIFKFSREPGSYAYDLPDQIDEETKEKRYQHLMKIQQKVLQKVNQRYKGKVIPVVVEGYHPETELLMRGRHRGQCPDIDGQVIINDGRKVKAFGEIYKVKITDIAGYDLVGAVI, from the coding sequence ATGCTGCCAATCGCTGGACAAAAAAACAAAAAAAGCGCTCAACCTAAACTTCCTATTCAAGAGGAATCTCATTCTAAACCCCAGTTTGAGTTTCATGGGAATAAAATTCATTTTATCAGTTTAGGCTGCCCGCGAAACCTTGTCGACAGCGAAGTCATGTTAGGCATTCTTCTGCGTGCCGGTTATGAAGTTGCAGAAGAATTGGGCGATGCAGATTATATTGTTATCAACACTTGCGGATTCTTAGAAGCTTCACGAAATGAATCTTTAGAAACAGTTGACTTAGCTCTCAAAGGAAGAAAAGACTCTGCTCGCTTAATTGTTACTGGATGCATGGTTCAAACGCATAGTGATACCTTAAAAACACAGTATCCAAGCATCGATTATCTTTTAGGTTCTGGCGATTTGGAAGGCATTTTAGAGGCCGTCCAATCTAAAGATAATAAATCATTTATTACCAATGCGAGAAGTTACTTAGAAGCGGGAGAGGTTCCTCGTCAGCTATCTACTCCCAAGCATTACGCTTACTTGAAAATAGCCGAAGGCTGTCGCAAACGCTGCGCTTACTGCATCATCCCCACAATTAAAGGTCCCCTCAAAAGCAAATCGACAGAGCAAGTATTAAAAGAATTCAATCTCCTTCTCAACCAAGGGGTTAAGGAGATCATCTTAATCGCCCAAGATTTAGGAGACTACGCAAAAGACCGTGGAGCCAAAAAAGTTGATGGTCTGATTGAACTATTAAAAGAACTGCTCGCCATTGATAAGCCATTTTGGTTAAGACTTCTCTACCTTTATCCCGATGAAATTACCGATGAATTGATAGCGTTAATGAAAAGCGATTCGCGTATCTGTCCTTATCTTGACATGCCAATCCAGCATGTCAACAATACCGTTTTGAAAGCGATGCATCGAGCCACTTCTAAAGAACAAATTGTCTCTACGATTACTAAATTAAAAAAAGAGTTGCCTGATGTTGCCATTAGAACGAGCTTAATAGTCGGCTTTCCAGGAGAAACAGAAGAACAGTTTTCTGAACTTGCTGCCTTTTTAAAGGAATATCCTCTAGATAACGTGGGCATCTTTAAGTTTTCTAGAGAACCTGGTTCCTATGCTTATGACCTTCCTGATCAAATCGATGAAGAAACAAAAGAAAAACGCTACCAGCACTTGATGAAGATTCAACAGAAAGTCCTACAAAAAGTCAATCAGCGCTACAAAGGCAAAGTCATTCCGGTTGTTGTCGAAGGGTATCACCCTGAAACTGAGCTGCTCATGCGTGGCCGACACAGAGGACAGTGTCCTGACATCGACGGCCAAGTCATCATTAATGATGGTCGCAAAGTGAAGGCTTTTGGCGAGATTTACAAGGTCAAAATCACAGATATTGCTGGTTATGATTTAGTCGGTGCTGTTATCTAA